The Rhizobium leguminosarum genome includes a region encoding these proteins:
- the rplN gene encoding 50S ribosomal protein L14 gives MIQMQTNLDVADNSGARRVMCIKVLGGSKRKYASIGDVIVVSIKEAIPRGRVKKGDVMKAVVVRTAKDIRRADGSVIRFDTNAAVLIDNKKEPIGTRIFGPVPRELRAKNHMKIISLAPEVL, from the coding sequence ATGATTCAGATGCAAACAAACCTCGACGTCGCGGATAATTCCGGCGCACGTCGTGTCATGTGCATCAAGGTGCTGGGCGGCTCGAAGCGCAAGTATGCCTCGATCGGCGACGTCATCGTCGTTTCGATCAAGGAAGCGATCCCGCGCGGCCGCGTGAAGAAGGGTGACGTGATGAAGGCGGTTGTCGTTCGCACCGCCAAGGACATCCGTCGTGCAGATGGCTCCGTCATCCGCTTCGACACCAACGCAGCAGTCCTCATCGACAACAAGAAAGAGCCGATCGGCACCCGTATCTTCGGACCGGTTCCGCGCGAACTTCGCGCCAAGAACCACATGAAGATCATCTCGCTGGCTCCCGAAGTACTGTAA
- the rplR gene encoding 50S ribosomal protein L18 — protein sequence MASRKEALARRANRVRRHLKSVANGRPRLSVHRSSKNIYAQVIDDVAGKTLASASTLEKDLRGSLKTGADTAAATVVGKLLAERASKAGVTEVVFDRGAFIYHGRIKALAEAAREGGLTF from the coding sequence ATGGCTAGCAGGAAAGAAGCACTTGCACGTCGTGCCAACCGCGTGCGCCGTCATCTCAAGTCGGTGGCCAATGGCCGTCCGCGCCTGTCGGTTCATCGCTCCTCGAAGAACATCTACGCCCAGGTCATCGATGATGTGGCCGGCAAGACGCTTGCGTCTGCCTCCACCCTCGAGAAGGATCTGCGCGGTTCTCTGAAGACCGGTGCCGATACCGCCGCCGCTACCGTTGTGGGCAAGCTCCTCGCAGAGCGCGCCTCCAAGGCCGGTGTTACGGAAGTCGTGTTCGACCGTGGCGCCTTCATCTATCACGGCCGCATCAAGGCTCTCGCCGAAGCGGCCCGCGAAGGCGGTCTCACCTTCTGA
- the rpmC gene encoding 50S ribosomal protein L29 — protein sequence MKASDVRAFTADQLKDELAKLKKEQFNLRFQKATGQLEKSSRINEVRKDIARVKTIARQKAAEVKA from the coding sequence ATGAAAGCCTCAGACGTTCGCGCGTTCACCGCCGACCAACTCAAGGACGAGCTTGCCAAGCTGAAGAAGGAGCAGTTCAACCTGCGCTTCCAGAAGGCGACCGGCCAGCTCGAAAAGTCCTCGCGCATCAACGAAGTCCGCAAGGACATCGCCCGCGTGAAAACCATTGCCCGCCAGAAGGCGGCAGAAGTTAAGGCCTAA
- the rpsC gene encoding 30S ribosomal protein S3 → MGQKINPIGFRLGINRTWDSRWFADNAEYGQLLHEDLKMRKFVMSELKQAGISKVVIERPHKKCRVTIHSARPGLIIGRKGADIDKLRKKLSEMTNSETHLNIVEVRKPEVDATLVAQSIAQQLERRVAFRRAMKRAVQSAMRLGAEGIKITCAGRLGGAEIARTEWYREGRVPLHTLRADIDYGTAEAETAFGICGIKVWIFKGEILEHDPMASERRAMEGDAQGPASRDRDRDRDRRRDNA, encoded by the coding sequence ATGGGTCAGAAAATCAATCCAATCGGTTTCCGTCTCGGAATCAACCGTACCTGGGATAGCCGCTGGTTTGCGGATAATGCCGAGTACGGTCAGCTGCTGCACGAAGACCTGAAGATGCGCAAGTTCGTCATGAGCGAACTGAAGCAGGCCGGGATCTCCAAGGTGGTCATCGAGCGTCCGCACAAGAAGTGCCGCGTCACGATCCACTCGGCACGTCCGGGCCTGATCATCGGCCGCAAGGGCGCTGACATCGACAAGCTCCGCAAGAAGCTGTCGGAGATGACCAATTCGGAAACGCACCTCAACATCGTCGAAGTGCGCAAGCCCGAAGTCGATGCGACGCTGGTCGCTCAGTCGATCGCCCAGCAGCTCGAGCGTCGCGTGGCTTTCCGTCGCGCCATGAAGCGCGCCGTTCAGTCCGCGATGCGTCTTGGCGCCGAAGGCATCAAGATCACCTGCGCTGGCCGTCTCGGCGGCGCTGAAATCGCCCGTACGGAATGGTACCGCGAAGGTCGTGTGCCGTTGCACACGCTGCGCGCCGACATCGACTACGGCACGGCTGAAGCAGAAACCGCGTTCGGCATCTGCGGCATCAAGGTCTGGATCTTCAAGGGCGAAATCCTTGAGCATGATCCGATGGCTTCCGAGCGCCGCGCGATGGAAGGTGACGCCCAGGGTCCGGCAAGCCGTGATCGTGACCGCGACAGAGACCGTCGCCGCGACAACGCTTGA
- the rplE gene encoding 50S ribosomal protein L5, whose amino-acid sequence MAEAKYEPRLKKEYVERIRKALQEQFSYANEMMIPKLDKIVINMGVGEATADSKKPTVAAADLAAIAGQKPVITRARNSIAGFKVREQMPIGAKVTLRGARMYEFLDRLVNIALPRVRDFRGLNPKSFDGRGNFAMGIKEHIVFPEINYDKVDQMWGMDIIVCTTATTDDEARALLKEFSFPFRQ is encoded by the coding sequence ATGGCTGAGGCAAAATATGAGCCGCGGCTCAAGAAGGAATATGTCGAGCGCATCCGCAAGGCGTTGCAGGAGCAGTTCTCCTACGCCAACGAGATGATGATTCCGAAGCTCGACAAGATCGTGATCAACATGGGTGTCGGCGAAGCGACCGCTGACTCGAAGAAGCCGACGGTAGCTGCCGCCGACCTCGCAGCGATTGCCGGCCAGAAGCCGGTCATCACCCGCGCACGTAACTCTATCGCGGGCTTCAAGGTCCGCGAACAGATGCCGATCGGCGCGAAGGTCACCCTGCGCGGCGCCCGCATGTACGAGTTCTTGGACCGTCTCGTGAACATCGCGCTCCCGCGCGTTCGCGACTTCCGCGGCCTGAACCCGAAAAGCTTTGACGGCCGTGGCAACTTCGCCATGGGCATCAAGGAGCACATTGTGTTCCCTGAGATCAACTACGACAAGGTTGATCAGATGTGGGGCATGGACATCATCGTTTGCACGACGGCGACGACCGACGACGAAGCACGGGCTCTTCTGAAAGAGTTCAGCTTCCCGTTCCGTCAATAA
- the rplO gene encoding 50S ribosomal protein L15, which yields MKLNEIKDNEGSTHSRKRLGRGIGSGSGKTGGRGVKGQKSRSGVAINGFEGGQMPIYRRLPKRGFNNIFASDFVVVSLARIQTAIDAGKLDAKTTVDAAALKAAGVIRRVKDGVRILADGEIKAKITIVVAGASKPAVEKIEKAGGTVTLLSAPAAAE from the coding sequence ATGAAACTCAATGAAATTAAAGACAACGAAGGCTCGACCCACAGCCGCAAGCGCCTCGGCCGCGGTATCGGCTCGGGTTCCGGCAAGACTGGTGGCCGCGGCGTGAAGGGTCAGAAGTCCCGTTCGGGCGTCGCCATCAATGGCTTCGAGGGCGGCCAGATGCCGATCTATCGTCGCCTGCCGAAGCGCGGCTTCAACAACATTTTCGCTTCCGATTTTGTTGTCGTGTCGCTGGCCCGCATCCAGACGGCGATTGACGCCGGCAAGCTCGATGCCAAGACGACCGTTGACGCAGCTGCCCTCAAGGCTGCTGGTGTCATCCGCCGCGTCAAGGACGGCGTTCGCATTCTCGCCGACGGCGAGATCAAGGCCAAGATCACCATCGTCGTTGCAGGCGCCTCAAAGCCTGCCGTCGAGAAGATCGAAAAGGCCGGCGGCACCGTGACGCTGCTTTCGGCTCCGGCTGCAGCCGAATAA
- the rplP gene encoding 50S ribosomal protein L16: MLQPKRTKYRKQFKGRIKGVAKGGSDLAFGEFGLKAQEPNRVNAREIEAARRAITRYMKRAGRVWIRVFPDVPVTKKPTEVRMGKGKGSVEYWACKVKPGRMMFEIDGVSEEIAREALRLGSAKLSVKTRFVQRIAE; this comes from the coding sequence ATGTTGCAGCCAAAGCGTACCAAGTACCGCAAGCAGTTCAAGGGCCGCATCAAGGGCGTCGCCAAGGGCGGTTCTGACCTGGCATTCGGCGAATTCGGCCTGAAGGCACAGGAACCCAACCGCGTCAATGCGCGCGAGATCGAAGCGGCCCGCCGCGCGATCACGCGTTATATGAAGCGCGCCGGCCGTGTATGGATCCGCGTGTTCCCGGACGTTCCGGTAACCAAAAAGCCGACCGAAGTCCGTATGGGTAAGGGTAAGGGCTCCGTTGAATATTGGGCATGCAAGGTCAAGCCTGGCCGTATGATGTTCGAGATCGACGGTGTCAGCGAAGAAATCGCCCGTGAGGCGCTTCGCCTCGGCTCTGCCAAGCTCTCGGTCAAGACGCGCTTCGTTCAGCGCATTGCAGAGTAA
- a CDS encoding 50S ribosomal protein L23, whose translation MTDLRHYDVIVSPAITEKSTLVSENNQVVFNVAKQATKPEIKAAVEALFGVKVTAVNTLLRKGKTKRFRGFVGKQKDVKKAVVTLAEGQTIDVSTGL comes from the coding sequence GTGACCGATCTTCGCCACTACGATGTGATCGTCTCTCCGGCGATCACCGAAAAGTCCACGCTGGTATCCGAAAACAACCAGGTTGTTTTCAATGTCGCCAAGCAGGCGACGAAGCCGGAAATCAAGGCTGCGGTCGAGGCGCTGTTCGGCGTCAAGGTCACGGCTGTCAACACTCTGCTGCGCAAGGGCAAGACCAAGCGGTTCCGCGGTTTCGTCGGCAAGCAGAAGGACGTGAAGAAGGCTGTTGTGACGCTGGCTGAAGGCCAGACGATCGACGTCTCCACCGGTCTCTGA
- the rpsQ gene encoding 30S ribosomal protein S17 has protein sequence MPKRILQGVVVGDKNEKTVVVRVERRFAHPLLQKTVRRSKKYKAHDENNQYKIGDTVSIEECAPISKDKRWTVISAQGK, from the coding sequence ATGCCGAAGCGCATCCTGCAGGGCGTCGTCGTTGGCGACAAGAACGAGAAGACGGTAGTGGTTCGTGTCGAGCGTCGTTTCGCTCACCCGCTGCTCCAGAAGACCGTTCGTCGTTCCAAGAAGTACAAGGCCCACGACGAGAACAATCAGTACAAGATTGGCGATACCGTATCCATCGAGGAATGCGCGCCGATCTCCAAGGACAAGCGCTGGACGGTGATTTCCGCCCAGGGCAAGTAA
- the rpmD gene encoding 50S ribosomal protein L30, with the protein MAKATKKAEAKTVTIEQIGSPIRRPDVQQRTLIGLGLNKMHRRRTLEDTPSVRGMIRAVQHLVRVVDEK; encoded by the coding sequence ATGGCCAAGGCTACCAAGAAGGCTGAAGCGAAGACTGTCACGATCGAACAGATCGGCAGCCCGATTCGCCGTCCGGATGTCCAGCAGCGCACGCTGATCGGTCTCGGATTGAACAAGATGCACCGTCGCCGCACGCTGGAGGATACCCCTTCCGTTCGTGGCATGATCCGTGCTGTCCAGCATCTCGTTCGCGTCGTCGACGAGAAGTGA
- the rplV gene encoding 50S ribosomal protein L22, whose product MGKAKAERRLKDNEAQAVARTLRVSPQKLNLVAAAIRGKKVERALAELEFSRKRIAGAVKKTLESAIANAENNHDLDVDSLVVAEAYVGKSIVMKRFHARGRGRASRIEKPFAHLTIVVREVQAAEEAA is encoded by the coding sequence ATGGGCAAGGCAAAAGCCGAACGCCGGCTGAAGGACAACGAGGCGCAAGCAGTCGCCCGCACGCTCCGCGTCAGCCCCCAGAAGCTCAACCTGGTTGCTGCGGCTATTCGTGGCAAGAAGGTCGAGCGCGCACTCGCTGAGCTGGAGTTCTCCCGCAAGCGCATCGCAGGCGCCGTCAAGAAGACGCTCGAATCTGCGATCGCCAACGCCGAGAACAACCACGATCTCGACGTCGACTCGCTGGTTGTCGCCGAGGCCTATGTCGGCAAGTCGATCGTCATGAAGCGTTTCCACGCTCGTGGCCGCGGTCGCGCGTCGCGCATCGAAAAGCCCTTCGCGCACCTGACGATCGTCGTTCGTGAAGTGCAGGCAGCAGAGGAGGCCGCATAA
- the secY gene encoding preprotein translocase subunit SecY, translated as MASAAEQLASNLNFSTFAKAEDLKKRLWFTLAALLVYRLGTHIPLPGLNPEAYAQAFRGQAGGILGLFNMFSGGAVERMAIFALGIMPYISASIIVQLMTSVVPALENLKKEGEQGRKIINQYTRYGTVILGALQAYGIAAGLESGQGLVVDPGWFFRVSTVLTLLGGTMFLMWLGEQITSRGIGNGISLIIFAGIAAGLPTALAGTLELGRTGALSTPLILLVIIVAIAVIAIIVFVERAQRRLLIQYPKRQVGNRMFQGDTSHLPLKLNTSGVIPAIFASSLLLLPATIAGFASTTAMPSWATSIVAALGHGQPLYMVLYAALIAFFAFFYTAIVFNPKDTADNLKKHGGFIPGIRPGDRTAEYIDYVLTRITVIGALYLVFVCILPEILVSQTGIPLALGGTSLLIVVSVTLDTVAQIQGHLIAQQYEGLIKKSKLRGGKRGR; from the coding sequence ATGGCTTCTGCAGCGGAACAATTGGCATCCAACCTCAATTTTTCGACCTTCGCCAAAGCCGAGGATTTGAAGAAGCGCTTGTGGTTCACACTGGCAGCTCTCCTCGTCTACCGACTTGGCACGCATATTCCGCTTCCAGGCCTCAATCCTGAAGCCTATGCCCAGGCTTTCCGCGGCCAGGCAGGCGGCATTCTCGGCCTTTTCAACATGTTTTCGGGCGGCGCCGTTGAGCGCATGGCGATCTTCGCGCTCGGCATCATGCCCTATATCTCTGCCTCGATCATCGTGCAGCTGATGACTTCGGTCGTGCCGGCGCTCGAAAACCTCAAGAAGGAAGGCGAGCAGGGCCGTAAGATCATCAACCAGTATACCCGCTACGGTACCGTTATCCTCGGTGCGCTGCAGGCCTATGGCATTGCCGCCGGCCTTGAAAGCGGCCAAGGCTTGGTCGTCGATCCGGGCTGGTTCTTCCGCGTCTCCACCGTTCTGACGCTGCTCGGCGGCACGATGTTCCTGATGTGGCTCGGCGAGCAGATCACGTCGCGCGGCATCGGCAACGGCATCTCGCTGATCATCTTCGCCGGCATCGCTGCCGGCCTTCCCACAGCTCTTGCCGGCACGCTCGAACTCGGCCGCACCGGCGCGCTATCGACCCCGCTGATCCTGCTCGTGATCATCGTCGCGATCGCCGTCATTGCCATCATCGTCTTCGTCGAGCGCGCCCAGCGCCGACTGCTGATCCAGTATCCGAAGCGCCAGGTCGGCAACCGGATGTTCCAGGGCGATACGTCCCACCTGCCGTTGAAACTCAACACATCAGGTGTCATTCCGGCAATCTTCGCATCGTCGCTGCTGCTTCTGCCGGCAACGATTGCGGGCTTTGCCAGCACCACGGCAATGCCCTCCTGGGCGACATCGATCGTCGCGGCCCTCGGTCATGGCCAGCCACTCTATATGGTGCTCTATGCGGCGCTGATCGCCTTCTTCGCCTTCTTCTACACGGCCATCGTTTTCAATCCGAAGGATACGGCTGATAATCTGAAGAAGCATGGCGGCTTCATTCCCGGCATCCGTCCGGGCGACCGCACCGCCGAATATATCGACTACGTGCTGACCCGAATCACGGTGATCGGCGCGCTCTATCTGGTCTTCGTCTGCATCCTTCCGGAGATATTGGTGTCGCAAACCGGCATCCCATTAGCCCTTGGTGGGACTTCGCTTTTGATCGTGGTTAGCGTAACTCTTGATACGGTTGCACAGATCCAGGGTCACTTGATCGCGCAGCAATACGAAGGCCTGATCAAGAAATCGAAGTTGCGTGGAGGAAAGAGGGGGCGATGA
- the rpsE gene encoding 30S ribosomal protein S5 → MAQERRPQRDDRQSREERDSEFVDKLVAINRVAKVVKGGRRFGFAALVVVGDQKGRVGFGHGKAREVPEAIRKATEAAKRELIFVPLRDGRTLHHDVHGRHGAGKVLLRSAKVGTGIIAGGPMRAVFETLGMHDVVAKSTGSSNPYNMVRATFDALKHQVHPKDIAAQRGIKYATLQARRSASGNASEE, encoded by the coding sequence ATGGCACAGGAAAGAAGGCCGCAGCGGGACGACCGCCAGAGCCGTGAAGAGCGCGATAGCGAATTCGTCGACAAGCTTGTCGCGATCAACCGCGTCGCCAAGGTCGTCAAGGGCGGCCGTCGTTTCGGTTTCGCAGCCCTCGTCGTCGTCGGCGACCAGAAGGGCCGCGTCGGCTTCGGCCATGGCAAGGCACGTGAAGTGCCGGAAGCCATCCGCAAGGCAACCGAAGCCGCCAAGCGCGAACTGATCTTCGTACCGCTGCGTGACGGCCGTACGCTCCATCACGACGTTCATGGCCGCCACGGCGCCGGCAAGGTTCTGCTGCGCTCGGCCAAGGTCGGTACCGGCATCATCGCCGGCGGCCCGATGCGCGCCGTATTCGAGACGCTCGGCATGCACGACGTCGTCGCCAAGTCGACCGGTTCGTCGAACCCCTACAACATGGTTCGCGCCACCTTCGACGCTCTGAAGCACCAGGTTCACCCGAAGGACATCGCAGCTCAGCGCGGCATCAAGTATGCAACGCTGCAGGCTCGTCGTAGCGCCTCCGGCAACGCCTCTGAAGAATAA
- a CDS encoding adenylate kinase, with protein MRLILLGPPGAGKGTQAQRIVEKHGIPQLSTGDMLRAAVNAGTDVGKRAKAVMDAGKLVSDEIVIAIVSERIDQPDCANGFILDGFPRTLVQADATEAMLKAKGLGLSVVIEFRVNDDELVRRVAGRYSCAQCGSVYHDTDKVPAAEGVCDKCGSTHFKRRPDDTPETMTARLQVYYKETSPLIGYYHAKGKLKSVDGMAEIDQVTAEVESILSKL; from the coding sequence ATGAGACTTATCCTTTTGGGGCCGCCGGGCGCGGGTAAGGGAACCCAGGCCCAGCGGATCGTGGAAAAGCACGGCATTCCACAGCTTTCCACGGGGGACATGCTGCGTGCAGCGGTTAACGCCGGCACCGATGTCGGCAAGCGTGCGAAGGCGGTCATGGACGCCGGCAAGCTCGTCTCGGATGAGATCGTCATTGCCATCGTTTCCGAGCGTATCGATCAACCCGATTGTGCCAACGGCTTCATCCTCGACGGCTTCCCCAGGACGCTCGTCCAGGCGGACGCCACCGAGGCGATGCTGAAGGCAAAAGGTCTCGGCCTCTCCGTTGTCATCGAATTCCGTGTCAATGACGACGAGTTGGTTCGTCGCGTTGCCGGTCGCTATTCCTGTGCACAGTGTGGCAGCGTCTATCACGATACCGATAAGGTTCCGGCTGCCGAAGGCGTCTGCGACAAGTGCGGTTCCACGCACTTCAAGCGCCGTCCTGATGACACTCCGGAGACCATGACGGCTCGTCTGCAGGTCTACTACAAGGAGACCTCACCGCTGATCGGCTATTACCATGCCAAGGGCAAGCTCAAGTCCGTGGACGGCATGGCAGAGATCGATCAGGTGACCGCTGAGGTCGAAAGCATTCTTTCCAAGCTTTAA
- the rpsH gene encoding 30S ribosomal protein S8 produces MTMTDPLGDMLTRIRNGASRRKSSVSTPASKLRARVLDVLQSEGYIRGYSVVDFGNGKSELSIELKYYEGASVIREIGRVSKPGRRVYVSVKSIPQVANGLGITILSTPKGVMADHQAREENVGGEVLCSVF; encoded by the coding sequence ATGACAATGACTGATCCGTTGGGCGACATGCTCACTCGCATCCGTAACGGCGCTTCCCGCCGCAAGTCGTCGGTCTCGACGCCTGCTTCGAAGCTCCGTGCACGTGTTCTCGATGTTCTGCAGTCCGAAGGCTACATCCGTGGCTATTCCGTTGTCGATTTCGGCAATGGCAAGTCGGAACTCAGCATCGAGCTGAAATATTATGAAGGCGCATCGGTGATCCGTGAGATCGGCCGTGTGTCCAAGCCGGGCCGCCGGGTTTATGTCTCGGTCAAGTCCATTCCGCAGGTCGCGAACGGTCTCGGCATCACCATCCTTTCGACCCCGAAGGGTGTGATGGCCGATCACCAGGCTCGCGAAGAGAACGTTGGTGGCGAGGTTCTTTGCTCGGTCTTCTAA
- the rpsS gene encoding 30S ribosomal protein S19 has product MARSVWKGPFVDGYLLKKAEKVREGGRSEVIKIWSRRSTILPQFVGLTFGVYNGSKHIPVSVNEDMVGHKFGEFSPTRTYYGHGADKKAKRK; this is encoded by the coding sequence ATGGCTCGTTCAGTATGGAAAGGTCCGTTCGTTGACGGCTATCTTCTCAAGAAGGCTGAGAAGGTTCGTGAAGGCGGTCGTAGTGAAGTGATCAAGATCTGGAGCCGTCGCTCCACGATCCTGCCGCAGTTCGTCGGTCTCACCTTCGGCGTCTACAACGGCAGCAAGCATATCCCGGTCAGCGTCAATGAAGACATGGTCGGCCACAAATTCGGTGAATTCTCTCCGACCCGCACCTACTACGGTCACGGCGCGGACAAGAAGGCGAAGAGGAAGTAA
- the rplX gene encoding 50S ribosomal protein L24, whose product MQKIRKGDKVVMLAGKDKGRTGEVVQVMPKEDRAVVRGVNVVKRHQRQTQTQEAGIINKEAPVHLSNVAIIDKDGKPTRVGFKVVDGKKVRVAKRSGEVIDG is encoded by the coding sequence ATGCAGAAGATTCGTAAGGGCGACAAGGTCGTCATGCTCGCTGGCAAGGACAAGGGCCGTACCGGCGAAGTTGTCCAGGTCATGCCGAAGGAAGATCGTGCCGTTGTTCGTGGCGTCAACGTCGTCAAGCGCCACCAGCGCCAGACGCAGACCCAGGAAGCCGGCATCATCAACAAGGAAGCCCCGGTTCACCTGTCCAACGTTGCAATCATCGACAAGGACGGCAAGCCGACCCGCGTCGGTTTCAAGGTTGTTGACGGCAAGAAGGTCCGTGTGGCCAAGCGTTCTGGAGAAGTGATCGATGGCTGA
- the rplF gene encoding 50S ribosomal protein L6: MSRIGKKPVQVPAGITATVDGQKVTAKGPKGELFFVANDEISLKLENNAVVVTPVNQTKDARAKWGMSRTMIEGIFKGVKDGFERKLEINGVGYRAAMQGKNLQLALGFSHDVIYEPPVGISIVVPKPTEIVVSGINKQQVGQVAAEIREYRGPEPYKGKGVKYADERIVRKEGKKK; encoded by the coding sequence ATGTCTCGTATCGGTAAGAAGCCCGTTCAGGTACCTGCTGGGATCACGGCTACGGTCGATGGCCAGAAGGTGACTGCAAAGGGCCCGAAGGGCGAGCTGTTTTTCGTTGCTAACGACGAAATCAGCCTCAAGCTTGAAAATAACGCCGTCGTCGTGACGCCGGTGAACCAGACCAAGGATGCGCGCGCAAAGTGGGGCATGTCCCGCACGATGATCGAAGGCATCTTCAAGGGCGTCAAGGACGGTTTCGAGCGCAAGCTTGAAATCAACGGCGTCGGTTACCGCGCCGCCATGCAGGGCAAGAACCTGCAGTTGGCCCTCGGTTTCAGCCACGACGTGATCTACGAGCCGCCGGTCGGTATCTCGATCGTTGTTCCGAAGCCGACGGAAATCGTCGTCAGCGGCATCAACAAGCAGCAGGTCGGTCAGGTTGCCGCCGAAATCCGCGAATATCGCGGTCCCGAGCCCTACAAGGGCAAGGGCGTCAAGTACGCTGACGAGCGGATCGTCCGCAAAGAAGGCAAGAAGAAGTAA
- the rplB gene encoding 50S ribosomal protein L2, translated as MALKTFNPITPSQRQLVIVDRSALYKGKPVKALTEGLTKSGGRNNLGRITARFIGGGHKRTYRLIDFKRRKFDVEGTVERIEYDPNRTAFIALVNYADGEKAYILAPQRLAAGDKVIASEKAVDVKPGNTMPLQFIPVGSIIHNVEMKPGKGGQIARSAGGYAQLVGRDQGMAILRLNSGEQRLVHGSCLASIGAVSNPDHANINDGKAGRTVWRGKRPHNRGVVMNPVDHPHGGGEGRTSGGRHPVTPWGKPTKGKRTRSNKSTDKMIMRSRHQRKK; from the coding sequence ATGGCATTGAAAACTTTCAATCCGATCACCCCGAGCCAGCGCCAGCTGGTCATCGTCGACCGCTCGGCCCTCTACAAGGGCAAGCCGGTCAAGGCGCTGACGGAAGGTCTGACCAAGAGCGGCGGTCGTAACAACCTCGGCCGCATCACCGCCCGCTTCATCGGCGGCGGTCACAAGCGCACCTATCGTCTGATCGACTTCAAGCGTCGTAAGTTCGACGTCGAAGGCACGGTCGAGCGTATCGAATACGATCCGAACCGCACGGCTTTCATCGCGCTGGTCAACTATGCTGACGGCGAGAAGGCTTATATCCTCGCTCCTCAGCGCCTCGCTGCCGGTGACAAGGTCATCGCTTCCGAGAAGGCTGTCGACGTCAAGCCCGGCAACACCATGCCGCTGCAGTTCATCCCGGTCGGCTCCATCATCCACAACGTGGAAATGAAGCCGGGCAAGGGTGGTCAGATCGCTCGCTCCGCCGGTGGCTACGCACAGCTCGTCGGCCGCGACCAGGGCATGGCGATCCTTCGCCTGAACTCCGGTGAACAGCGTCTCGTCCATGGCTCCTGCCTTGCTTCGATCGGCGCCGTCTCCAACCCTGATCACGCCAACATCAACGACGGCAAGGCCGGTCGTACCGTTTGGCGCGGCAAGCGTCCGCATAACCGCGGTGTCGTCATGAACCCGGTCGACCATCCGCACGGCGGTGGCGAAGGCCGCACCTCCGGTGGTCGCCATCCGGTGACGCCGTGGGGCAAGCCGACCAAGGGCAAGCGCACCCGGTCGAACAAGTCGACCGACAAGATGATCATGCGCTCGCGTCATCAGCGTAAGAAGTAA
- the rpsN gene encoding 30S ribosomal protein S14, translated as MAKTSAVEKNKRRRTTVANQAAKRAGLKAIIMNQALPIEERFKASIKLASLPRDGSKTRIRNRCEVSGRPRAYYRKLRMSRIALRELGNLGKVPGIVKSSW; from the coding sequence ATGGCGAAGACAAGCGCAGTTGAAAAGAACAAGCGCCGCCGTACTACGGTCGCTAACCAGGCCGCTAAGCGGGCTGGGTTGAAGGCGATCATCATGAACCAGGCTCTTCCGATCGAAGAGCGGTTCAAGGCCTCGATCAAGCTGGCATCCCTGCCGCGTGATGGATCGAAGACCCGTATTCGCAACCGTTGCGAAGTTTCGGGGCGTCCGCGCGCATATTACCGCAAACTGCGCATGTCGCGTATTGCGCTGCGTGAACTCGGCAATCTCGGCAAGGTGCCGGGTATCGTCAAGTCGAGCTGGTAA